TGCCGGCATCACGGTCGAGCAGCGCGACGGCCAGACGGCCACCTCGACGATCGTCCCTGTCCACGCGCGATGACCGACGACTCGAGCCCCGACGAGGCACCAGAAGGCCCTGACGCGCCTCCACCCGACGCGGTGGGCGGGTCCGCCGAAGGCGGCGAGGACCAGCCCACCCGTCACGGTGTGCCGGTGGTGGAGTCGCCGGGCCAGACGGTGCTGCACCCCGACCGCGAGTCCTACATCGGCGTGGTCGAAGCTCTGCGCGACGAGGGCTTCACGGTCTGCGTCGACGTCTGTGGGGTCGACTACCTGCACCACCCGGGCCGCGCCGACCTTCCCGCCGGCGTGATCGGCGAACGCTTCGAGGTGGTCGTGGGCCTCATCTGCCATGACCCGCCGCAGCGGGTGCGCCTGCGGGTCCAGGTACCCGCCGAGGACCCCACCATCGCGTCACTGTTCGACATCCATCCCGGTACGGAGGCGCTCGAGCGCGAGACCTACGACATGTTCGGCATCGTCTTCGATGCCCACCCCGACATGACCCGCATCCTGATGCCCGAGGACTGGGAGGGCCACCCGCTGCGCAAGGACTTCTCCGTCGGCGCCGTCCCCGTCCAGTTCAAGGGCGCCCCGCCGCCGCGTTGAGCGGCCCGACCGACGAGGAGGCGATGACCACATGGCGGTGACAGACGAGACCCCCCGTAGCCGGGTGCGTGATCGCGACGACAGTCCGGTACTGCGGTTGTCCGAAGCGGCTGCGCAGGAGTTCGTGCCATCCGACGGCCGGATGATCATGAACATGGGGCCCCAGCACCCCAGCACGCACGGCGTGCTGCGACTCAT
This region of Acidimicrobiales bacterium genomic DNA includes:
- a CDS encoding NADH-quinone oxidoreductase subunit C, with the protein product MTDDSSPDEAPEGPDAPPPDAVGGSAEGGEDQPTRHGVPVVESPGQTVLHPDRESYIGVVEALRDEGFTVCVDVCGVDYLHHPGRADLPAGVIGERFEVVVGLICHDPPQRVRLRVQVPAEDPTIASLFDIHPGTEALERETYDMFGIVFDAHPDMTRILMPEDWEGHPLRKDFSVGAVPVQFKGAPPPR